DNA sequence from the Streptomyces canus genome:
CCCTTCGGGGCTCACCCACTCGATGGGCCGCGCTCCGCGGCTCACCGCCGACCAGACAACCCCGTGTTCCCTCAGGAACCGCAGGACGTCCGCGGGGGTGTGCGTGCCGGGAGGACGGAAGTCGTCCGAGCAGACGGCCACGTCGATCGACGGCAGCAGCTCCTCCGTACCGGCCTTCCAACTGCCCCCGTCCAGAACGGTCCTCCGGCCGACAGCACGCGCGGCGCGGGCGATCGCCTTTGCCAGCTGCATGTGGTGGCCGTCGAACTCGACGATGTCGCAGGCGGCCACCAGCGCGTCGAGATCGCCGGGCGGTGTGAGCCGGCACCCGGTCGCGTTGGTCGACGCCACCGCGCGGTCCCCGCTCGACTCGGTGACCAGAATGGACGACACGGCGGGCGGGTCGACCGAATCGGCGGCCAGGTCCGACACGCTCACCCCCAGCTTCCGCAGGTCCGCCGCTGCCGCGACTCCCAGCGGATGGGAACCGATCCCGGTGAGCAGCCTGGCCCCGCCACCCAGATGGCGGAAGGTCACGGCCGCGTTCGCGGCAGGTCCGCCCGCGGCCACCACCTGCTCACGCGCCGTCAGTTTCTCGTCGGATGCCGGCACATGGTCCACGAGCTGAATGACGTCCACCGTGCACAGGCCGACGAACAGCCCTTGAGGTCGTCGGCTGTTCGTCGGCTCCACCTTGTGACACCTCTTCCTGTTCGCGGCCCCCGGGCCTCAGCCCGCCGCCCTCTTCACGAGTTCCCCGATCCGCGCCTCGTCGGCCGCGGTCAGCTTCGTGAGCGCGAAGGCGGTCGGCCACATCGTGCCCTCGTCGAGGTTCGCCTTGTCGTTGAAGCCGAAGGTCGCGTACCGCGCGTTGAACTTCTGCGCGCTCTGGAAGAAACAGACGACCTTGCCGTCCTTGGCGTACGCGGGCATCCCGTACCACAGCTTCGGCGCCAGACCGGGCGCGCTCGCCTTGACGACGGCGTGGATCCGTTCGGCCATGGCCCGGTCCCCGTCCGCCATCTCGGCGATCTTCGCGACCACGGCTGCCTCGTCCTCCGCCGCCTTGTCGGCACGCGAGCCGCGGCGCGCCGACGCCTTCACCTCCTGGGCGCGCTCCTTCATGGCGGCGCGCTCCTCGTCGGTGAACGTCTCGGTCTTCCTGGTCGTCTTCCTCGTACTGGCCGCCATGACGGTTCCTCCCGGTCTACGGATGGTCGGGGACATCTTCACGCCGGACTGCCGCGCCGTTCACCCCCACGCGCCGGCGATCTGCCGGGTCGTGGCGTTGAGCCGGTTGAACAGGTTCGTCACGCCGATCATCAGGACGATCGCGGCGAGCTCCTTCTCGTCGAAGTAGGTGGCGGCCGTGTCCCAGACGTCGTCGCTCACCGCGTCGGGACGGTCGGCGAGACGCGTCGCCGCCTCGGCCAGCGCGAGCGCAGCCCGCTCCTCCTCGGTGAAGTAGGGGGCCTCCCTCCATGCGGCGACCGTGGCCAGCCGCTCGTCGCTCACTCCCGCCTTACGGGCCGTCTTGGCGCCGCCGTCGACACAGGCGCTGCAGCCGTTGATCTGACTGACCCGCAGATGCACCAGCTCCAGCGTCTGCCCGTCCACTCCACCGGAGTGCACGGCCTTGAAGAGCTGCTGGATGGGCTGCATCGCGTCGGACAGGACGACGGCGGGGTTCTGCATACGGGACTGCATCACGAATCTCTCCTCTGTCGGGCTGTGCCCCGTCCGTCGGGGCGTGATTCCATCTCAGCCGAGAGGGCTTGTCAGGACGACGGCCGTGGGACACCGTGGGACAGCCGAAGCAGCCTTGAACAGGCACGATCCGGCCTGAACGAGTTCGGCCGGGGCGGGACAGGGGAGCGGGGGAGCAGTGGTTGAGCACGACAGGACGGTGGGCGGCGACCCGCAGGAGGAGCTGGCTGCCCGGCTGCGCCTGCTCCAGGAGCTGTCGAAACGGGGCGTACGGGCCCTCGCGCGGGACGCGGGTATCAGCTCGTCGTCACTGTCCCGCTACCTCAGCGGCCAGACCGTTCCGCCCTGGCCCGCGGTGATCGCCCTGTGCCGCCTCGTCCAGCGCGACCCCCGCCCGCTGCGCCCGCTGTGGGAGCGGGCTTCCAGCCCTCTGCCGGCACCGCCGAAGACCAGTCGCCAGGTTCACCCCCCGTCACCGCCCGCCGGTGCCCCGCGCCCGCCCCGCAACGACCTCCCGCGGGACGTGCCCGACTTCACCGGCCGCGAGGCTCAGCTCACGGCCGTGCTCGACGGGCTGGGCGGCAGCCGGGTGATCGCCGTCGACGGCATGGCGGGCGTCGGCAAGACCTGCCTGGCCGTGCACGCCGCCCACCGGCTCACCGCCGACTACCCGGACGCCCAGCTCTACCTGGACCTGCACGGCTTCACCGAGGGCCGCAAGCCGCTCGACCCCGACCGCGCCCTGCGCACCCTGCTCGCCGCCCTCGACGTGCCCTCCGAGAAGGTGCCGCAGGACGGCGGAGTCGAGGAGCTGGCAGCCTGCTGGCGCTCCGAACTGGCCCACCGGCGGGCCGTCGTGGTCCTCGACAACGCCGCCGACGCCGAACAGGTCCGCCCGCTGCTGCCCGGCGCCGGCTCCTCCGTCGCCCTCATCACCAGCCGCAACCGGCTGCTCGGCCTGGACGAGGTCCCTCCGGTGTCGCTGGACGTGCTGACCGACCTGGAGAGCGCCGAGCTGCTGGCCCGCGCCAGCGGCGAGGCCGACGGCCGCGAAGGGCGCCTGGCCCGTGACCCCGAGTCCACGGCCGAGGTCCTGCGCCTGTGCGGTCGTCTGCCGTTGGCCCTGAGGCTGGCCGCGGCCCGGCTGCGGCACCGGCCGGGCTGGACCGTCGGCATCCTCGTCGAGCGGATGGCGGAGGGGGCGAGCGAGTTCGACACCGCGTTCGCCATGTCCGTACGGCAGTTGGACCGTGCCAAGGCCCGGCTGTTCCGTCTTCTGGGTCTGCTGCCGGGGTCGTCGTTCGACGAGCACGTGGCCGCCGCCCTGGCCGACGTGCCGCTGCGCAGCGCCCGCGAGATGCTGGAGGACCTGCTGGACGCGCACCTCGTCCAGCAGCCGGCGGCCGGCCGCTACCGCCTGCACGACCTGGTCCACCAGCACGCCCGCCACGCCACCATGGAGCAGGACACCGGGGCGGCACGGGACCGGGCGCTGACCAGGGTGCTCGACTACTACGTGCACGCGGCGGCAGCGGCGGATGCCGCGATGCCGTTCCTGTCCCTGAGCCGCGAGGCCACCGTGGACCGCCCACCGGCCGAACCGCCGCACTTCGACGACAAGATCGCGGCCCTGATCTGGTTCGGCACCGAGTACCTCAACCTGCTGGCCGCCTTCGAGGCGGCGGAGGAGGCCGGGGCCGACCGGCACATGTGCGAACTCCCGCGCTTCATGCGGGCGTACTTCGCCCGGCGCTGCGGCACCACGATGCTCAACGGCCTCTTCGAACGGTCCCTGGCCGCCGCGCAACGCCTCGACGACCCTCTGCAACTGGCCGAGGCACACAGCGACTTGGGATTCGCCCGCTACAACGCGGGCCGTATGGCGGAGGCGAGTGCCGCGTACGAGGCGGCGGCACCGCTGGTGTCGCGGGCCGGTGACACCCGCTCGGAGGCCGAACTGACCATGCGGCGCGGCTACTTGGCGTGGGACCAGGGATACGTCGAGGAGCCGCTGGGCCTGTTCCGGCTGGCGGGGAAGCTGTACGCGGACGCCGACTGCTCGATGGGCACGGCCCACGCGACCGCGTACGAGGCCTGGGCGCTGCTGCAACTGGGACACCGCGAGGAGGCGGCACGGTTGGCCCGAACCGCGCTGGAGGCCCCACCCGCCGACGGAGCATGGCCGCCCACCCTGACGGCCCTGATCACGCTGGGCGTGGCCATCGCCCACGAGGACCCCGACGAGGCCGTCGGCCACCTCCACCGGGCGCTCGCGCTGGCCCGTGAGGACGGCCACCAGCACAACGAGGCCTGGTGCCTGAACTGCCTCGGCGTCGCCCTGCGCCGGATGGGCCGCTACGAGGAGGCCCTGACCCGTCACGAGCAGGCGTTCGCGCTGCTGGACGAACTGTTCGAGGACCACTGGAAGATCCACTTCCTCAGCGCCTACGGCGAGACCTGCCGCCTGGCAGGCCTGCCCGACCAGGCCCTCCGCCTGCACCACCAGGCTCTGGAACTGGCCCCGAAACTGGGCCACCGCCACGCCGAGGCCCTGGCCCACGAGGGCATCGCGGCGATCCTCGACGAGACGGACCCGGCAGCGGCGGCGGAACACCGGGCGGCGGGGCGGGCCGTATTGCCGGATCCACACGTTACTGATGTGTTCCGGAACGGCAGGATGGTGTGGGCTGACGGGCGGAGTTGAAGAACGGGGTGCCGCAGGCAGGCCACCACCACGTCTCTCAAGGCGGAGGCATCAGTGAGGCCAACGTGGCCGGCGGCGCGGCGTCCGCCGCAGCCGAGCCCCGCAGCAGCGCGGACAGGTCGTGCGGCTTGGCCTGCTCATCAGTGGGGGCCGCCGCTGTGATGCGGTCCAGCCGGAAGCCCCGGCCCGCCTGTCGTGTGCGGCACCAGGCGATGAGATACCACCGTCCGTCCGCCGTGAGCAGCCCGGCCGGCTCCACCGCGCGGTCGCTTCGGCGTCCTGCGGCGTCGACGTAGGACAGGCGTAGGACCGTCTGGGTGGTGAGGGCTTGTTCCACCGCGGCGCGGACCGCAGAGTCGGCAGGCGTCGGCAACGACACGATCCGTGCGGCCAGTTGTTGTGCCGCCGCCGAGGCTCGGCCGGCCATCGAGGCCGCGATTTTCAGGCCTGCCGTGCGGGCCGCCCCGGCGTACGGGGTGGAGACGTCGACTGCGGCCAGCGCGACCGCCAGCGCCGAGGCCTCCTCGGCGGTGAAGTGGATCGGGGGCAGGGTCATCCCCGGGTCGATCGCCCAGCCCCCGCCCCGCCCGACCGTGGCGTGTACCGGGACACCTGCCTCCATCAGCGCCTGGAGGTCACGCTGCACCGTACGCGTGCTCACTTCGAAACGTACCGCGAGCGCGGCGACCGTCAGCGGCCGCGGCGCCGCCGCGCGCAACTCTTCCACCAGCGCATAGAGCCGGGCAGTGCGATTCACGTGGGCGACGCTACCGTCCCGTCGTGGACAAGAAGTCCCGCTCGCGCCGTAGTTCCCGCTCGGTGACGGTCAGCGGGAACAGTGTGAAACCGTGCATGGCTCCGGCAACGACCTCAAGCTGCACCGACGCCCCCGCCGCCTGCCACCGCCGGGCCAGGAACAACGAGTCGTCCAGCAGAGGATCTTCGGTGCCTACGACGATCCGGGCCGTCGGCAGGCCGGCAAGGTCGGCGAACAGCGGGGAAACCTCGGGGTCACGGCGCTGCTCCGCCCCGATGCCCGGTGTGAACAGCTCGTACGTACGCCGCAGGGTGTCGGTGTTGCTCAACAGCCGCCTGGAGCCGAACGACCGCTGGCTCGGTGTCATCGACAGGTCGTAGGGCCCGAAGAGCAGGTGGGCCGCCCGAAACGCGCCGATGACGCCGTGCCGGTCTCGAAGTCGCAGCAGCGTTACCACGCTCAGGTGGGCTCCGGCCGACTCACCGCCGATCAGTAGCCGTTCGGTCCCGAACTCGGCCGCGGCGTGCTTCACCAGCCACCGGGCAGCCGCTTCGCAGTCGTCGGGCCCTGCCGGGAAGGGGTGTTCCGGCGCGAGTCGGTAGTCCACGCTCACCACCGCCAGCCGAGCCCGCTCGGCGAGCAGCCACAGCCTCTCGTCCTGCCCGTCCGCAGAACCGAAGGCCCAGCCGCCTCCGTGGAAGTGCAGATACACGCCGTCGACGCGATCCGGCACGAAGACCCGCACCTTGACATCGCCCTCAACGACACGGTCTTGGCCGTACGGCAGTCTCGTCGGCGGCGTGTCGCCACCAAGTCGGTTACGCCGCAACGTGGCCAGCAGGTCCGCGCCCGGTGTTCCTTCGCGCGCCGGTCGGCTCGCTGCGGTCGCCTCGAACTGTGCGTTGAAGGCCAGGGTCTCGGCGAGGCAGTCCTCATCGGTGATCATCACGCACCCACGGTCACACCCGTCCGCGACAACCCCCTGTCACCTTTTCCTGGTGAGCCGCGTCACACCCTGGCGCCCGGGGTGCCGA
Encoded proteins:
- a CDS encoding helix-turn-helix transcriptional regulator, coding for MNRTARLYALVEELRAAAPRPLTVAALAVRFEVSTRTVQRDLQALMEAGVPVHATVGRGGGWAIDPGMTLPPIHFTAEEASALAVALAAVDVSTPYAGAARTAGLKIAASMAGRASAAAQQLAARIVSLPTPADSAVRAAVEQALTTQTVLRLSYVDAAGRRSDRAVEPAGLLTADGRWYLIAWCRTRQAGRGFRLDRITAAAPTDEQAKPHDLSALLRGSAAADAAPPATLASLMPPP
- a CDS encoding alpha/beta hydrolase; protein product: MITDEDCLAETLAFNAQFEATAASRPAREGTPGADLLATLRRNRLGGDTPPTRLPYGQDRVVEGDVKVRVFVPDRVDGVYLHFHGGGWAFGSADGQDERLWLLAERARLAVVSVDYRLAPEHPFPAGPDDCEAAARWLVKHAAAEFGTERLLIGGESAGAHLSVVTLLRLRDRHGVIGAFRAAHLLFGPYDLSMTPSQRSFGSRRLLSNTDTLRRTYELFTPGIGAEQRRDPEVSPLFADLAGLPTARIVVGTEDPLLDDSLFLARRWQAAGASVQLEVVAGAMHGFTLFPLTVTERELRRERDFLSTTGR
- a CDS encoding tetratricopeptide repeat protein: MVEHDRTVGGDPQEELAARLRLLQELSKRGVRALARDAGISSSSLSRYLSGQTVPPWPAVIALCRLVQRDPRPLRPLWERASSPLPAPPKTSRQVHPPSPPAGAPRPPRNDLPRDVPDFTGREAQLTAVLDGLGGSRVIAVDGMAGVGKTCLAVHAAHRLTADYPDAQLYLDLHGFTEGRKPLDPDRALRTLLAALDVPSEKVPQDGGVEELAACWRSELAHRRAVVVLDNAADAEQVRPLLPGAGSSVALITSRNRLLGLDEVPPVSLDVLTDLESAELLARASGEADGREGRLARDPESTAEVLRLCGRLPLALRLAAARLRHRPGWTVGILVERMAEGASEFDTAFAMSVRQLDRAKARLFRLLGLLPGSSFDEHVAAALADVPLRSAREMLEDLLDAHLVQQPAAGRYRLHDLVHQHARHATMEQDTGAARDRALTRVLDYYVHAAAAADAAMPFLSLSREATVDRPPAEPPHFDDKIAALIWFGTEYLNLLAAFEAAEEAGADRHMCELPRFMRAYFARRCGTTMLNGLFERSLAAAQRLDDPLQLAEAHSDLGFARYNAGRMAEASAAYEAAAPLVSRAGDTRSEAELTMRRGYLAWDQGYVEEPLGLFRLAGKLYADADCSMGTAHATAYEAWALLQLGHREEAARLARTALEAPPADGAWPPTLTALITLGVAIAHEDPDEAVGHLHRALALAREDGHQHNEAWCLNCLGVALRRMGRYEEALTRHEQAFALLDELFEDHWKIHFLSAYGETCRLAGLPDQALRLHHQALELAPKLGHRHAEALAHEGIAAILDETDPAAAAEHRAAGRAVLPDPHVTDVFRNGRMVWADGRS
- a CDS encoding carboxymuconolactone decarboxylase family protein; its protein translation is MQSRMQNPAVVLSDAMQPIQQLFKAVHSGGVDGQTLELVHLRVSQINGCSACVDGGAKTARKAGVSDERLATVAAWREAPYFTEEERAALALAEAATRLADRPDAVSDDVWDTAATYFDEKELAAIVLMIGVTNLFNRLNATTRQIAGAWG
- a CDS encoding iron chaperone; this translates as MAASTRKTTRKTETFTDEERAAMKERAQEVKASARRGSRADKAAEDEAAVVAKIAEMADGDRAMAERIHAVVKASAPGLAPKLWYGMPAYAKDGKVVCFFQSAQKFNARYATFGFNDKANLDEGTMWPTAFALTKLTAADEARIGELVKRAAG
- a CDS encoding PfkB family carbohydrate kinase, which produces MEPTNSRRPQGLFVGLCTVDVIQLVDHVPASDEKLTAREQVVAAGGPAANAAVTFRHLGGGARLLTGIGSHPLGVAAAADLRKLGVSVSDLAADSVDPPAVSSILVTESSGDRAVASTNATGCRLTPPGDLDALVAACDIVEFDGHHMQLAKAIARAARAVGRRTVLDGGSWKAGTEELLPSIDVAVCSDDFRPPGTHTPADVLRFLREHGVVWSAVSRGARPIEWVSPEGGGTVDVPAVRVADTLGAGDVLHGALTHHLATQGDLTPYGFGEPLRTAAVVAARACASFGTRAWMHGR